A genomic segment from Microcella flavibacter encodes:
- a CDS encoding sensor histidine kinase, whose protein sequence is MTPPEAAPAALRAPLGAKLPRQPLSRKRVDTVLSRSVSGFGVVFALQALLTIPAQFGLSEPLWSTLAVAAVFGSILLAMICSIVKRFVVGSHRVVAVVYVIALITWPFFVIEPQTGNHWLYQLTTVATACAAVGLRVRGASLYLFIVPFIYGTIRATPNGGGGPWEIGLFDAVFAVILGGAVLVIVTMTRVAATSVDEAQGNALERYAHAVRQHATEVERVEVDAIVHDSVLTTFISAARAASPAERALAATMATNAMRHLEEAAQATPDDGSTVRFRQVAERIVTAARELSVPISIRVRSLDTRIIPAAQAEALYSAAVQSMVNSVQHAGGPDVRRWLRVSGVQGGAIEIEIGDAGAGFDPALVPGERLGVRRSIIERMASAGGLADVRSAPGRGTVVHLHWPVMAAVAPTLEPGAGGERR, encoded by the coding sequence ATGACTCCGCCTGAGGCGGCCCCCGCCGCCCTCCGCGCGCCCCTCGGGGCCAAGCTGCCGCGCCAGCCCCTGAGCCGCAAGCGCGTCGACACGGTGCTCTCCCGCTCGGTCTCGGGCTTCGGGGTCGTCTTCGCCCTCCAGGCGCTGCTCACCATCCCCGCGCAGTTCGGGCTGAGCGAGCCGCTCTGGTCGACCCTCGCGGTCGCGGCGGTGTTCGGCTCGATCCTGCTGGCCATGATCTGCTCGATCGTGAAGCGGTTCGTCGTCGGATCGCACCGGGTCGTCGCCGTCGTCTACGTGATCGCGCTCATCACCTGGCCGTTCTTCGTAATCGAGCCGCAGACGGGCAACCACTGGCTGTACCAGCTGACGACGGTGGCCACGGCGTGCGCCGCGGTGGGGCTGCGCGTGCGCGGAGCATCCCTCTACCTGTTCATCGTGCCGTTCATCTACGGCACCATTCGCGCGACGCCCAACGGCGGCGGCGGTCCGTGGGAGATCGGGCTGTTCGACGCCGTCTTCGCCGTCATCCTCGGCGGCGCGGTGCTCGTGATCGTGACGATGACGCGGGTCGCGGCGACCTCGGTCGATGAGGCGCAGGGCAACGCCCTCGAGCGGTACGCGCACGCCGTTCGCCAGCACGCGACGGAGGTCGAGCGGGTCGAGGTCGATGCGATCGTGCACGACAGCGTGCTGACGACCTTCATCAGCGCGGCCCGGGCCGCGTCGCCCGCTGAGAGGGCGCTCGCGGCCACCATGGCGACGAACGCGATGCGCCACCTCGAAGAGGCGGCCCAGGCGACGCCCGACGACGGCAGCACGGTGCGGTTCCGCCAGGTGGCCGAGCGCATCGTCACGGCCGCGCGCGAGCTGTCGGTGCCGATCTCGATCCGCGTGCGCTCGCTCGACACCCGCATCATCCCGGCCGCCCAGGCCGAGGCGCTCTACTCGGCCGCCGTGCAGTCGATGGTGAACTCGGTGCAGCACGCCGGCGGACCGGACGTGCGCCGCTGGCTGCGGGTCTCGGGTGTGCAGGGCGGCGCGATCGAGATCGAGATCGGGGATGCCGGCGCCGGGTTCGATCCGGCGCTCGTGCCCGGCGAGCGCCTCGGCGTGCGCCGCTCGATCATCGAGCGCATGGCCTCCGCGGGCGGCCTCGCCGACGTGCGCTCGGCGCCCGGTCGCGGCACCGTCGTGCACCTGCACTGGCCGGTCATGGCGGCGGTCGCGCCCACGCTGGAGCCCGGCGCGGGCGGGGAGCGGCGATGA
- a CDS encoding response regulator transcription factor has translation MVVAEGRAVRIAVVDDHESVRLGLQAAFGNAGFDFVIAAATVPELVEGLAGREVDVVVLDLSLGDGSSVTENVKAVQATGSAVLVHSIADRVASVREALAAGAAGVIPKSSATKTVITAAETVARGDVLNNLEWASAIDADRDFAKAQLGRREREILHLYASGLPLKLAAQQLGIGYSTAREYLDRIRAKYVEVGRPAPTKVDLLRRAVEDGILPGLDPDGDDSA, from the coding sequence GTGGTCGTAGCCGAAGGCAGAGCGGTGCGCATCGCCGTCGTCGACGACCACGAGTCCGTGCGCCTCGGGCTGCAGGCCGCCTTCGGCAACGCCGGCTTCGACTTCGTCATCGCCGCCGCCACCGTTCCCGAGCTCGTCGAGGGCCTCGCCGGGCGCGAGGTCGACGTCGTCGTGCTCGACCTCAGCCTCGGCGACGGCTCGAGCGTCACCGAGAACGTCAAGGCCGTGCAGGCCACCGGGTCGGCCGTGCTCGTGCACTCGATCGCCGACCGCGTCGCGAGCGTGCGCGAGGCGCTCGCCGCCGGCGCCGCCGGCGTCATCCCGAAGTCCTCGGCCACGAAGACGGTCATCACGGCCGCCGAGACCGTGGCCCGTGGCGACGTGCTCAACAACCTGGAGTGGGCGAGCGCGATCGACGCCGACCGCGACTTCGCCAAGGCGCAGCTCGGCCGTCGCGAGCGCGAGATCCTGCACCTCTACGCCTCGGGCCTGCCCCTCAAGCTCGCCGCCCAGCAGCTCGGCATCGGCTACTCCACGGCCCGCGAGTACCTCGACCGCATCCGCGCGAAGTACGTCGAGGTCGGTCGTCCCGCCCCCACCAAGGTCGACCTGCTGCGTCGCGCGGTGGAGGACGGCATCCTCCCCGGGCTCGACCCGGACGGTGATGACTCCGCCTGA
- a CDS encoding class I SAM-dependent RNA methyltransferase, translating into MGEFIGREVEVEVSKIAHGGIAVGRLDGRVVFVTDAVPGETVVARISDDRKKSFWRADAVRVVEPSEHRRDHVWAAASIDRDPRSRAGGAEFGHIALSHQRELKRQVLAEALQRMAGITSDVKVEQMAGDHAANGLGWRTRIRLHVDDEGRIGPMASRSHSVIPVQEVPLASAAVRAATPFSERFTGVATVDVLAPTRGDARLVLGEQKPSLIRERVGEREFQLDDTGFWQVHREAPTALSAAVQQAVDDALFDPRAANLDLYGGVGLLAAAIGDRFGPTTRITSVESDARATDHAAENLSDWVGAAAETSRVDRWLRDAEQSASSAERDRLRAATVVLDPPRSGAGTEVMGILGRLAPAQIVYVACDPVALARDVALAAEHGYRLDHLRAFDLFPHTHHVEAVARLVRD; encoded by the coding sequence ATGGGTGAATTCATCGGCCGCGAGGTCGAGGTCGAGGTTAGCAAGATCGCGCACGGCGGCATCGCCGTGGGCCGGCTCGACGGCCGCGTCGTCTTCGTGACCGACGCGGTGCCGGGCGAGACGGTGGTCGCGCGCATCAGCGACGACCGCAAGAAGAGCTTCTGGCGCGCCGACGCCGTGCGCGTCGTCGAGCCGAGCGAGCACCGCCGCGACCACGTCTGGGCCGCCGCCTCGATCGACCGCGACCCCCGCAGCCGGGCGGGCGGGGCCGAGTTCGGCCACATCGCGCTCTCCCACCAGCGCGAGCTCAAGCGCCAGGTGCTCGCCGAGGCGCTGCAGCGCATGGCCGGCATCACCAGCGACGTCAAGGTCGAGCAGATGGCCGGCGATCACGCCGCCAACGGTCTCGGCTGGCGCACGCGCATCCGCCTGCACGTCGACGACGAGGGTCGCATCGGCCCGATGGCGAGCCGCTCGCACTCGGTGATCCCCGTGCAGGAGGTGCCGCTGGCCTCGGCCGCGGTGCGGGCCGCGACCCCGTTCTCCGAGCGCTTCACCGGCGTGGCCACGGTCGACGTGCTGGCCCCGACGCGGGGGGATGCCCGGCTCGTGCTCGGCGAGCAGAAGCCGAGCCTCATCCGCGAGCGCGTCGGCGAGCGCGAGTTCCAGCTCGACGACACCGGCTTCTGGCAGGTGCACCGCGAGGCCCCGACCGCCCTGAGCGCGGCCGTGCAGCAGGCCGTCGACGACGCCCTGTTCGACCCGCGCGCGGCGAACCTCGACCTCTACGGCGGCGTCGGCCTGCTGGCGGCGGCGATCGGAGACCGCTTCGGCCCGACGACGCGCATCACGAGCGTCGAGTCGGATGCCCGCGCCACCGACCACGCGGCCGAGAACCTCTCCGACTGGGTGGGCGCAGCGGCCGAGACCTCCCGGGTCGACCGGTGGCTGCGCGATGCCGAGCAGAGCGCGAGCTCCGCCGAGCGCGACCGCCTGCGCGCCGCGACGGTCGTGCTCGATCCACCGCGCTCGGGAGCGGGCACCGAGGTCATGGGCATCCTGGGCCGGCTCGCCCCGGCGCAGATCGTCTACGTCGCCTGCGACCCCGTGGCGCTCGCGCGCGACGTCGCACTCGCGGCCGAGCACGGCTACCGGCTCGACCACCTGCGCGCCTTCGACCTCTTCCCGCACACGCACCACGTCGAGGCCGTCGCGCGACTCGTGCGCGACTAG
- a CDS encoding Maf family protein — protein MRLYLASTSPARLATLRAVGIEPVTIAPGVDEEAAVAAAAPLTAPEMVQLLARLKAEAVLGSASLPAHEIDGFILGGDSAFELDGAVHGKPHRPEVARERWLRQRGRSGVLHSGHWLIDHRGGAVRGAVGRPAQALVQFAQDIDEAEIDAYIATGEPLKVAGAFTIDSKGAAFIDRIEGDPHAVVGLSVPLVRTLVHELGGRWTELWNR, from the coding sequence ATGCGCCTCTACCTCGCCTCCACCTCGCCCGCGCGCCTCGCCACGCTGCGCGCCGTCGGCATCGAGCCCGTGACGATCGCCCCGGGCGTCGACGAGGAGGCGGCGGTCGCTGCGGCCGCTCCGCTCACGGCGCCCGAGATGGTGCAGCTGCTCGCGCGCCTCAAGGCCGAGGCCGTGCTCGGCTCCGCCTCCCTGCCGGCGCACGAGATCGACGGCTTCATCCTCGGCGGCGACTCGGCCTTCGAGCTCGACGGCGCCGTGCACGGCAAGCCGCACCGTCCCGAGGTCGCGCGCGAGCGGTGGCTGCGCCAGCGCGGGCGCAGCGGCGTGCTGCACTCCGGCCACTGGCTCATCGACCACCGCGGGGGCGCCGTGCGGGGGGCCGTCGGGCGGCCGGCCCAGGCGCTCGTGCAGTTCGCGCAGGACATCGACGAGGCCGAGATCGACGCCTACATCGCCACCGGCGAGCCGCTGAAGGTCGCCGGCGCCTTCACCATCGACTCGAAGGGGGCGGCCTTCATCGACCGCATCGAAGGGGACCCGCACGCCGTGGTCGGGCTCTCGGTGCCCCTCGTGCGCACCCTCGTGCACGAGCTCGGCGGCCGGTGGACGGAGCTCTGGAACCGCTGA